In Sesamum indicum cultivar Zhongzhi No. 13 linkage group LG8, S_indicum_v1.0, whole genome shotgun sequence, the sequence AAGATTCTAAACATCTATTTTAGAATATGGAAAATACCAATATCCTGCTGGTGCAGTAAAAAACTTGAACAGAAAAAGTAGGTGGGACTAGGTTGTTAGAGAAAGCTTGTGATGTTAAGATGTTGGCTTGAGGGATGAGGCGATTAAAGGCAGATGGCCTTGCGCAGTTAAAGACTCAACACAATCATCAAACATCTCTTGGATTGATCTGAATTGCATTCCTAAGCCCTTTAATTTGGAGGTGTCCAATTCATAGTGTGGTCTGTCAAGTTTGACAAACCTGAAAATCAGCAACACCCCAATTGAAATCCGTGTGAGcaatacttaaatatatttcatgaaTCGAAAGGTGTTGAGATAGGGAATTAATATCATTAGAAAGTGGACCTTTTTGGAATTGGTAAGGTTGGATAGCGAGCTGATAGGATTGCTGCTAGCTGATGGTTGTCAAGAACTGTTGAGCTGCATAGATAGCGCccttttgcattttcattcTCATAGAGGAGAATGTGGCTCAAAGCAACATCGTCGATATGAACATATCCCATTCTTCCATGCCATTGGAATTTTTCCGTCTCCCCTGCAggggacatatatatatatatatatatatatatatagttgctTTGAGTAACCATGGGAGGGAGTTGGACAACTAGtcatacattaatttatataatatgtacCTCTGAGGAAGCCAAGCACATCAGATGCAGTAGAGCATAAAAGAGGTGGTAGACTTGGTCCAATCACAAATGAGGGGAGAAGTGTAACGAGATCGATTTTGTTGTCCTCACAGAATTTCCATGCAGCCCTCTCCGCTAGAGTTTTTGACAGTGCATACCAGAGCTAGTAGAAGGAAAAcacgcacatatatatacacacacacacacacatgggGTGATGATGATTAGTGAATAggaattttataaagaatgaGCAAAAAATTGAGTTGGAATGCGTACATTGAGTTTGTGACAAAGCTCCTCAGAACTCCAGGAAGACTCGTTCAAAGGTAGAGCAGAGTCGAAATCGTCTCTTGCCCTTACCGTAGAGGAAGAAGAGGTGAGAACGACACGCCTAAGCGAAGGATTCTTCTTGCATGAACGTAGAACATTGAGTGTGCCATCAATTGCAGGTTGCAATATTTCAGCCTGCTTGCAATTTGTTAATTCcagactctctctctctccctctctcacTCTGTGTGTGTAGAATTCagcatgaatatatataaatgtatatacgTGTGTACCTTGGGATCAGACTTAGGCAGTCCGATGACGGGAGAAGCAGTGTGAAAAACTCCATCACATCCCGTAATTGGTGCATCGAAGCTGCCTGGGACCATGAGCTCCGCCCTCACTAGCTCCAGTCTCTCTCTTGCTCCCTCCAGCCTCTTCAGATGTCCAACTTTCTTCTCATCATCTGCTTGTGCGTAGTTAAAGATGATGCAGGATAAATGATCAGAATCAAAAGTAGCATTACCATACCAATACATATGTGGAGATCAATATACACAATTGAATTTGGACCTGGATCTCTGACGGTTCCAACGACATGATAACCAGATAAAAGAAGGCGCTTCACCAGCCATGAGGCTACAAAACCAGCTGCACCGGTCACGCATACTTTGCCcttcaaatcatccatcatcATCTTCGTCTTCTTCTTTTGCCAATTGATGAAGAACAACAGATTGATTATATAATGAATCAGAGGTACGTGGGGATGGATGGAGAATCGGAGTAATAGTGAGTAGGTACTTCATCTACTATTGCGTGTGCTCAAAACAACTAGCTTGTAGGTACGTGTTTGGCAGGTCACCCAGAATGCATGTCATTGAATATTGGATGATATGGAAGTTTGAGGGGAAGCTACACATACACTTGCTGATTTAGTTCATGgtaaagaattaatttccTTACAATGTTGGCacctttttgaaaattactgTGAATGTTAAAGAAAAAGTTCATGTGTATGCATCATAGGATTTTTGCAGCAACAATATTTTCCTGACGTGATCTTCATTGCACACTATCTTCGTTGGTTCAAATTAGTTAACAAGAACTATTGATCTTTagataattatgtttatatatattctttttgaattCAAGCATGGATATAGCAAGTATTTAGTGgttgtgcttttattacaggTTCTCaaaaatggaggaaaatcAAAAGGTCTTTTCAAGAAGATTTCGAGCTTCAATTTTGCATCAACAGTTTCAATGTCAAGCTTCTACCCAACACCATTCTCTTAACTCCACCAACTAGTCATTTCCATTAGCATATTTATAGCTagtgacatttttttttttaatttcattgttTAGGacttttgatgatttgtaATGCCAATCCAGATTTTACATTGTTGGTAATTTTGATGATACTTTAGAATTTagtttcatattaattttttaatctaatttgtTGGCTGGGgttgttattgttattattattaataatattagtattattttgtaatgggtcagataaaatttaaaacaattcaatttgagaatttttaaaaatttaaaattattcttcagcaacaaaaatagtaacaaaaagaatatattgatgattaattagaatttaatattataattaatatcagcaacgaatatatataatgctgaataattagattttttttaaatatttaaatattaaagtaagaaaattatcaataaatttttattccttGCAATATGCTGGAACGGAAATATTCCTTGCTAATAAGCAACGAATATTGTtgttggtaaattttctaacaaaatagtttgatactaaaattaacatcgagcaaattaataaataaattttttttattactaaattcGTTGCTAATCTAAATTAGCAACAAATTTCCACTCTTTTGCAAGGAATATACATCGTTGCAATTAGGGTACATGCCAACCTCCTAACCACTTCAATGCAGCATGTAACAAAAGCCATTATGGCATTCAATTTGCAGATGAAAAAGGCCAAAAAAGCTAAAGAAAATCTGTAACAGCCAAGACATTTTTGAACCATAAGGACGatgctgaattttttttttttttaaaaaaagaaaactgctgttaaaattcaaaaattttataaattgttcAAATGTTTTTTGTTGCAAACAATTTCTATCATTGTCCCATCATTCTCCTATGTGGGACAaacatttttcctctttttctcaacctaatttatgaatttcttcatgtaattaataaaaattacaataatctccCACAAATCCGTAGATTTGAACTCAAGTTTGTGTGACTTGCTTTCAACAATGGTTCCTTCCAATTTGAACCACTGCCTAAGTTATCTGACGTCAGCTATCACCAGGTCAAATAAACTAAGCCTTGAATTTGAGCGTGAGTGTGACAACATCTGTTAGTAACAAATCATTGGCTTTGTGTTGATCTTTAGGGTTAACACTTAGGTCATGTGTCCTGATCCTATTCTTGAATGCTTTTAGGAATAACACGATTCCTTAGTTGTGGCCAAACAACCAAATTCACTTAGTTGGACGTCTCTAGGGATACATTGCTAGCATCTCGTCTAAAAGATTTGGCCCCATTCAGAGAACTCTTAATATACTTGCAATACCAACACCTTCTAGAATTATAGGGGATAGACTCCAGACATAAAGTATCAGTCTATTTTGGTGCTCTAATATATACTGCGACTTGCTAAATACAGCATTGAACCTTCTTTTTGGGATCTCCACTTAGAAGGTTGGATTGCCATCATAGTTACGTCATTGATAAGTTTTCAATCTCATCCTCAAtctgaatttatatatttgtgacAAATCCAATTCTTTCATCAAAGGATCACCTACATTATTCTTTGATCCACAAAGTTAATGCCAATTACTCTGTCTGACATTAATGCCCTTATAAACTTTAGTCTAACTTGGATGTGTCGTTTGGTCTTTTGGTTGTATTTACAACTCATTACCTTTGCAATTGGTGATTTAACTATCATAATGTACAACTATAGGTGGAAGAGGTTGACTTACAATGAAAAGTTGTGATAACAACCCAAATAACCATTTTGCCTCGGTACCAGCCGTACCCAATGCACATAACCTAACTTCAAATGTACACTGGATTATCAAAGTCTATTTTTCAGACTTCCAGGAGACTATGCCCTTACCTAAGGTAAAGATATATCCTGAACACATATTACTCTTAAAGTTTTTGGCTATCCAATTAGCATCACTATATCCCTAAAAAATAACAGGGAATCTGTGATAATGTATGACCTGTGACACCGTGCCCTTCAGGTACCTCAATGCCCTATCCAAAGCATGCCAATGGTTCTATCAGGACAACTAGTGTATCTAGCCAGTTTTGAGacagaaaaagatatatttgatCTTGTGCCATTTGTTGGATACTGTAAACTCCTAATAGTTTGGGAATACCTTAGTTGTCCACGCTTCCTATCCCAAGTACTTCACCAGTATTGGAGTTTTCCATTCTTACTGTCTTTCTATTGATGGCCTGATAAGACACAAAGAGAGATTTATCAGCACGAACCTGCACATTCGCTCCTGTGTCAATCAACCAATCATAAGGTTTGTAAATAGTTAAGAGTTCGAGTTGTAAATATACATAACTTTTAGTTGCTCCTGAGGTGTTAACACTACTAGAACCTCCCACAACCATGTTGACAGTTGCTTGCCTAGTCTTGACTTTTTTATTAGGACAAAGTTTGGCCCAATGCCCAAACTGCTCACAGTTCCAACatggtttgtttgcttttggtttcttatttttggttgTCTTGACTTTATTTATGGCTTTTGAGTTCGAGTTAACCTTATTCgctttttgtctcccactatTAGATTGGCCCTAGGTTGATGCTCAACAGGCATCTTGTGGGTCTGATTTCTATGCCCTTCTTCAATACTAATAGCAATCATAAGATCATTCAGAGTCAATCTCCCTTTCTGATGTTTGAGTGTCATGtcaaaattttttcaagatttgggAAATTTGTCTATGGACATGGCTAGAAACTTCTCATGAAGCTTTATCTCAGCATCAGCCAGAGCATGCTCATGATTGATAATCTCATGAGTCTGTTTAGCTACAGACATGTCTTCAACCATTTGATACCATATGAACttggaaaatataatacttttctAGCCTTTGTTGTTCAGTATTATATTTCCGATCTAACTCATCCCATAGAGACTTAGCAGTATAAGAGTCGGAATAATAGACGTCAAAGAGTGTATTTGACAAAGCTGACGAAATCATTTCTCGGCCTATTTGATCCCTCTCTGTTCACTGCGCTATCTCAATAGTTCTGGGATTGGTATCAATGGGTTCATTCGGTCACCTGAATCACTATCAAGAGTCCTTTCATCGGTAAGTAAATTATCCCTCATTGTTGTCAGCGTTTGAAAAACTGGCCCAAAAACTTATCCAACAAAACGATTAAGTCGACCTTGGTGTGATAGGAATTGCAATAGAAATAGGTTCGACCATTTTAATAACTTAAGAAACTGAAAGCAACgctcaaataatttaaaaaaaaatcgagttCTTAAAACAACGTTTAACAAAACTGTTTAAAGATGTTCCAATCTTCAAGATTGTTGGgaaaaatttttcatttcaagtAATCGAAACAAtcgttttaaaatataataatcgaatttagaaattaaaagcaGTTAAAGTTACATTGAACAAAAATAGTATAACAGTTAGAAACACAATTTTACGAcaagtaaattaaatagtaaatttataatgaGAATTGTATCGCAACAATTCTCAATCCAATGGTAATcgtaaatttaatcaaatcacATAATTCACTGCTTACCTTGAAGAAGATACACATTTCTTATTAGTAATACACCGGGTACAAcgtaattttttccaaaataaaacgatcataattattttgattttaacacTATATCAAAAAATTCCTCAATCAAATACTCAAAAGTTTGTTgttaaaataaagttcaaatcTTGAGAGAGTGGCCAAGAGATTGAGAGAGTGCCTTGAGAGAGCTTGAGAGAGGagtgtgttatttttttttggtgatttgCAAATGAGACATGATAAGGCTTTATATAGATATGCGAACCTCTTCACCACTTTAATGCAGCAACAACAACCATTATGGCATTCAATTTGCGGATGAAAACGGCCGAAAACGGCCAAAGAAAATACATTTGTAAACAATCTAGCATGTGAAATTGGTAATAAATTGAATCTTGTTCAAAAAATAGATTACAtgtattttagttaataataattattttgattaacaaTTGTATTAACAATTACATTTGTTAATTGTTATCTAtacaattataacaaaaaatagataaaatttatcaaaattaattaacaaataagtttaatagatataattgttatatctattaatatatataaattgttaaAAGTTGTTGTAATTAACAATTGCCGAGGagtgttaaattaaaaaaattataacataataataacattgtTAAAAATGGTTTCTCTAACACAgaacatgattttattttatttttctcaaatgaCGGTTGAGATGAGAACATGGGGAATGATATAAAGAGCATATATGgtagtttaaattttgatacGAGAACTACTAataatatgttgaatttttattttttgctttctACAAATTATAGATTTCACTTGGGAATACAAGTTTGGTTCTTGTATAAAATCATCAACTTATATAGTTTTGAtcctcaaataatttaagattgTGATTTTGATCTTCAAACTATTCTTGTCTTTTTAATCTGTTAATAAAACGCTAAAGTTAATGAAAGTTTCATTTGAAGAGgaaaaattaactattttccTACTATTTTGTGgtatttttcaatctttgGTCCAATGTACTCATTTCTCCCATCTTTTTAAGCTTCaaggaagaaaaaactaaaaaaataaatatgctaTAAAATCTTAACAAAACATTGTCAATAACCATTTTGTGTATAATGCAATACTTGCAATATAGGCTttaccatatttattttattgtctttataatattgacttttatcatatttatattatccatttatttaaagattcataaagaaagataaaataaataaagaaaagttaaAGTTAAGATTACTTGTTgcttaaattcatttttttgagattttctctcttgaaacttgaaaaaaagggagaaattggtcattatatcaaaacttgaaaaatacccaaaaatgTAAGAAAACTGGTTATATTTTCcctttgaatgaaaatttcgTGACTTTAACCCAATTTTACTTTGtagaaagaaatttgaaattgaataatgcaaaaacaaacggtaaattttataaaatacctaaaataattttcattctaaACAGAAGAGAgccttttttgttctttaataatttgtatagaTAGAATTTCACTTATCGAAATCTCTCacaaattgtatattttttgtctgaATTCAAGTGGTCCATAATGTTTTATTCACCATTGGACCCACATTTACCACATTCTCTCTATGACATAGTGATATTCCTTTTTCTcagtttttatttcttcaattaaaaaataaataaattggggGGTCATTGCAGCTTAAAAGATAAACCTAAGACAAAAAATAGGGAATATTATAGAAATTGGCATTATGAAtgatatcaattttcaatttatctGGCCATTAATCATAAATTGTGCGTGTGTCTtcaaacttttgaaatattcACTAGTAATTCGTTAAAATATGTGAACagtacaataaaaataaattagaatatggAGTgttaaagagaaaagaaaattgaagcaaaGTGCAACATccatattgtaattttggcGATACCAACCCACGAACCTTTACTTAAATTTTACCCACCCAGCCCCAGGAATCAGGAGccgcctcctcctcctctcagTATCACTTATGTATCATcataatatcacatcattGTATCTACATGTATACATCCATCTCTCACCACTCACTCTGCACCATACTTACACTTCACCTTTGACTTTGACCCTTTCCTCTTTGCTTACCCTTTTCCTCCTTACTGTTTCACTTTAATCTCAACACAAGAtcccctttttctctttctttttattctactcccccccccccccccccctccctcCCCGTCTTCCTCTTTATAGCTGCATATATGATCTGTGTAtgtatctttctttttatgtttgcGTCGATTTTTATGCTCGATTTATAGCTGAAGTTTTATGTATGTTGATTTCTTGTGTGATCTTTCCTTTCACCATTGCATATATTGCTTGCCCTTTTGATTCGGGTCCGATCTGATTCAAGTTTTCTCCTTGTGTGGTGCTTTGtcaatttctctctcttcttttcttacCTTTGGTTCTGAGGTTGAGAACTCCGGTGCTTGTGAGCTCAAAGTTTTCCGATTTGTTTGTTTGCTTTGACTTTTCAAATTCTGTTTCCATGTCAAGTTGGAGCTAGAGTTACTGCTGCAAATCTTACCTTCTTTCTCTTATCTCTAATTTTCAGACTCCCAGCTATTGATTGATGTGAAAACCAATAATTTGCTTCAAGGGAGTTGAGGTCAGAAAGAGAAGAGGGGGTACTTCAGTTGTTTCATGGGCAATACATGCCGTGGATCATTTGGAGGCAAAACTTTTCAGGGCTACAACGAGCCTGAAGACCCGTCCAACTCCAAGCACAAACCATCATCCGCCTACCCAAATTCTTCTGATCACACTTACTCCTCCACCAGCTTTACTTCCCAACACCCCGTTGCTCAAGAATCCTCTAAGCAAAACCACAAAAGGGACCCCAATTCGCCACCCCTTATTAGTCCCAAAAAAGACAGCATCATGAATCGCAGCGCTACAAACCAAGCTTACTTTGTGTTGGGTCACAGGACTCCTAATATCCAAGATCTTTACAAGCTTGGCCGTAAGTTAGGACAAGGCCAGTTCGGCACTACTTATTTGTGTACTGAGCTCTCCACTGGCGTTGAATATGCTTGTAAATCTATATCAAAGAGGAAGTTGATTTCCAAAGAAGATGTCGAGGATGTTAGGAGGGAGATTCAGATAATGCACCATTTGGCTGGTCACAAGAACATAGTAACTATTAAGGGAGCGTACGAGGACCCTTTGTATGTTCACATTGTCATGGAACTTTGTGGTGGAGGTGAATTGTTCGACCGCATAATACAAAGGGGTCACTATAGTGAGAGAAAGGCAGCTCAACTGACTAAGATCATTGTAGGAGTCGTTGAAGCATGTCATTCACTTGGGGTAATGCATAGAGATCTGAAACCagagaattttttgttggttAACAAGGACGATGATTTCTCTCTGAAAGCTATTGATTTTGGACTCTCTGTTTTTTTCAAGCCGGGTATTGTTAAAATAACTTCTTTTCTGCCTTtcttcttgtgttttttggtGTATGGGCAATTatcgttttttcttttccttttgggGTTGGGTTGGGGTGAGGGGGTTTTCATTCTCTTTTCAGGATGTTTGTCTGACTTCATGCATGGGTTCTCTCGATCAGGTCAGATTTTTACTGATGTGGTTGGAAGCCCATACTACGTTGCACCTGAGGTTCTTTTGAAGCATTACGGCCCAGAAGCAGACGTGTGGACAGCAGGCGTCattctttatatattgttAAGTGGCGTGCCTCCGTTTTGGGCTggtaaattcatttattatacAACTGTTGAGATTCATCTTGAGGTGCAACAAATGATGATTTCTGGTTATTGTTCAGAAACTCAACAGGGGATTTTTGATGCGGTTTTGAAAGGTCACATTGATTTTGATTCTGACCCATGGCCACTTATCTCAGAAAGTGCTAAGGATCTTATTCGGAAGATGTTATGCATGCGACCTTCAGATCGGTTAACTGCTCATGAAGTATTATGTATGTCATTTTCCTATGAATGATCCAAGctactacttttttttttcatttttcagtcGTGATATCTCTTTCATTTGGATTgacattttttatcattatgacATGATTGGTATCTAAAGTATTTCACTTTACATGTTCCTGAAATGTCGAGAGATTCACTGGTTGATGATATATGCAACAGCCTGCTGTACCATAGCAGCCCAAAGTGATTGGGTTTGAGTCCGGACTTGTATCACTCAAGAGTAATGGTGGAGAAGGCTGTAGCACATGGTGTCATTTGCATGCTTAATTTTCATGTATTAATTGTAACTCTGTGATTGTGTGAATATTCAAATAGCAATTGATGCCTAGTGAGACATTACCATTCATGCCACTTCAACTGATACCTCTATGTTTTTTGTGCATTGATTATCATGCAATCTTTCTTTACTGTGTCTTACATCAAAACCATATAGGTCATCCTTGGATATGTGAAAATGGTGTTGCGCCTGATAGAGCCCTGGATCCGGCTGTACTTTCTCGTCTTAAACAGTTTTCTGCAATGAATAAGTTGAAGAAAATGGCTTTACGGGTATGTAATTAGCACAAACAGGCATTTTATAAGTATGTGCTTCTGGTAATTCTGTCAACTAAGAGTTTGATTTCATGGCAAGACAACTTTAGCCAAGTATTCTTCACCCCTATCAGACATACcaatttttaagtttcttgCATCTCTGCAGAAGCactacataatttcaaaacttataactaaaattaaatgactCCTATTCTTCCTCCAGGTAATAGCTGAAAGCTTGTCAGAAGAGGAGATAGCAGGCTTAAGAGAGATGTTTAAGGCCATGGACACTGATAATAGCGGAGCAATCACATTTGATGAACTCAAAGCTGGATTAAGAAAGTATGGATCAACATTGAAGGATACAGAAATACGCGACCTTATGGATGCGGTAAAGCAACTTCTGCTAAAAAAGAATTCGTGTTCTTGGCTTGGAATTTGTTTAGTGCTTCagttgatttttatattaaaagcATTGATGATGCAGTTAAGGAGGAGATCAAGTTGTTATCATTTACTTCTAGTATTTGTTTGAGCCACCTGTTAATGTACTGTTTATCTGAGATTCCATTAAAGATGGGTAATTTGGAAGGTTTAAAAGGATACTCGCAGATCTTTTGCTGGTAATGATGTTGCTAAAGTTCATGGGCTACAGAGAATCTATTCCAGCCTGCAGAAATTGTAAATCCTTGGTTGTTCCCTGTAAGCAACCACAATGACAGTTACACTGGACCTGTTTTCGAGTTTTATACACACTTCTGTTAGCCAATGCATATCAAGCATCAGTAGGATTCTGCAGTGTATTCTGTGCTTTTGGTCTGTTGAGATTTATGGATGATTGTCTTGCTAAATTATTGCTATCTTACAGGCTGATGTAGACAATAGTGGAACCATAGACTATGGAGAATTTATAGCAGCAACTATTCACCTGAATAAATTAGAACGTGAGGAACATCTTTTGGCAgcatttcaatattttgacaagGATGGAAGTGGTTATATTACAGTTGATGAACTTCAACAAGCTTGTGTAGAGCACAGCATGACAGATGTTCCTCTTGAAGATATAATCAAAGAAGTTGATCAAGATAATGTAAGTTATATTCCATGCTGATATGTCTTGTTTATcttcactttatatattattaattgttgttGCAGATTTACAAGAATGCAAGTTAGTGAGGTTGCCAGGGCATGGTTAAGTTCCAAGACATGCAGTAcatcatcttttaattttattcgtTTATTGTTGAATAATAAGATCAATCAGCAGCTGACTGAATGAGTagcacttaatatatattatcactCTGCTGTATTGAGAGTTGCACAGccacaataaataaatgattactccagatatgtttttatttcatcgACTTCTAATAGTATTTGATTGGATAGTGGCTCCAAGATTCTCataaattaaacatacaagTTATTCGCAGGACTCCCCTGATTGCTGAATGTTTTTAGCCTGCTAGATCATCTGTCTGTTTTCATTTTGGACAACTTTAGCATTCCTTTGTTCTTTAGTAGTTGTTTTATGTTTGCTGATGtcctgcaaaaaaaaatttgttaggATGGAAGAATTGACTATGGGGAATTTGTTGCTATGATGACAAAAGGCAATGCTGGCATTGGGAGGCGAACAATGAGAAACAGCTTGAATATAAGCATGAGAGATGCTCCAGgagctttttagttttacatgTTAAGGTAGTTGCAGCTTTCCTTCTGTGTTCCCTTCTCTAGTTCTGTTCTAAAGTGTGATAGATCTGTGATAATATTCTGTATTATTGATGGAATGGTAAGCTTGTGTAGGAATATTGAATGAAAGTCAAGTCTTGTTAATATGTCCTTTTgcacataaaattttttaccatttcaactttttccCATTCTATGTGTTGGGATTCATAATAAAAGGAAATAGACAGCATTAAAGCCAAAGTGTGAAAGTGAAAAATCTaggatttataataaaaggaAATAGACAGCATTAAACGGGAAGtgtgaaaatgaaaaaccTATGAAAAAAGTTATAACTAATCAGTTGTTTTCTTGCTGCTCTGTGATTAATGTCAAAAGAGACAAAGGATGTGTTAGGGAGTCAGAAGAAGTTCATCTTATGTTTTCCTCAGTTGTTGTGTATGAGGAGGgattatattatgtttgtttctCTTAACTTGCTTTAGTCCTTTTCTTGTTGTGGATCATGGGTATTCTGTATCCTCGGTTTCCTTTGAGTTGTATGAGTACTGCCTTGGGTTTAGTATTATTAGTCAGTGATTCATTTGTGATATATGACAGGTGTCCTCTTATACCAGATGTGAATTACTGATAGTGGTGGACTTGGTAGTTTGGTTATGTAGCAAAATGTTTCATGATTACATTATCAATACTTTATTCGGAGAagatgatttaaaatcatttccATGCGTTCTTTCTACATAAACtagaattaaatatagatgtataatcatgaaattattattgctGCATAACCAAAATGCAACGATGGCTATAAGCATACacagtaaacaaaaatgacaaATGAGCCAATGCTTCATAAAGTTAATTATGCATCTACGATATCAAGAAGTTGCAAGTGGATACTGAGTGACCCCAAAACCCATAAAAGAAACAGAGGACTTTAGTGACAGCAACTTACATGAAGTAAACATGTAGACAACAGTTGTGGAAAACACAAGATGAAATTTCTGTACATACTACAATCTAAAACTGCccaacataattttttgtttgtgtttgatAAACTGTGATACGGAAGTCCTCTCGAAAGTGGCAGACTGAAAGATCTtgggaaaaataaagagaaaggaaacatttaaaaattgcTTGCAGATGGTGCTGCTTCTTCTTTGTGCACTTTTATACCTTCACAGTTATGTGATAAATGTTGTgtgtgttgttttattttgttcattgAGTTTGGGATTGGCATTGTCAGGTCTACCTGGGACATGGTCCGTAATGAACCCGACCATCCGCAACTTCAATCTTCAAGTGTCAGATTAAAGCTGTAATGAACCTCTTGGATGTAGCTAACTTATGCGCTGTACAGGATGGAGGTAGAGGAGGTTCAGCAATTCGTAGTGTATGCCTTAGAATGTTGAGATACTCACAGCCGTGGTGATTTAGACAGAGAAGAATACTTGGTAAATTTGTGTTGCTGTGCGATGGGAGAGGTTGTAAACTGTTTGTTTGTGATGTTGTATTATTG encodes:
- the LOC105169866 gene encoding tetraketide alpha-pyrone reductase 1, coding for MMMDDLKGKVCVTGAAGFVASWLVKRLLLSGYHVVGTVRDPDDEKKVGHLKRLEGARERLELVRAELMVPGSFDAPITGCDGVFHTASPVIGLPKSDPKAEILQPAIDGTLNVLRSCKKNPSLRRVVLTSSSSTVRARDDFDSALPLNESSWSSEELCHKLNLWYALSKTLAERAAWKFCEDNKIDLVTLLPSFVIGPSLPPLLCSTASDVLGFLRGETEKFQWHGRMGYVHIDDVALSHILLYENENAKGRYLCSSTVLDNHQLAAILSARYPTLPIPKRFVKLDRPHYELDTSKLKGLGMQFRSIQEMFDDCVESLTAQGHLPLIASSLKPTS
- the LOC105169867 gene encoding calcium-dependent protein kinase 5 isoform X1, with amino-acid sequence MGNTCRGSFGGKTFQGYNEPEDPSNSKHKPSSAYPNSSDHTYSSTSFTSQHPVAQESSKQNHKRDPNSPPLISPKKDSIMNRSATNQAYFVLGHRTPNIQDLYKLGRKLGQGQFGTTYLCTELSTGVEYACKSISKRKLISKEDVEDVRREIQIMHHLAGHKNIVTIKGAYEDPLYVHIVMELCGGGELFDRIIQRGHYSERKAAQLTKIIVGVVEACHSLGVMHRDLKPENFLLVNKDDDFSLKAIDFGLSVFFKPGQIFTDVVGSPYYVAPEVLLKHYGPEADVWTAGVILYILLSGVPPFWAGKFIYYTTVEIHLEVQQMMISGYCSETQQGIFDAVLKGHIDFDSDPWPLISESAKDLIRKMLCMRPSDRLTAHEVLCHPWICENGVAPDRALDPAVLSRLKQFSAMNKLKKMALRVIAESLSEEEIAGLREMFKAMDTDNSGAITFDELKAGLRKYGSTLKDTEIRDLMDAADVDNSGTIDYGEFIAATIHLNKLEREEHLLAAFQYFDKDGSGYITVDELQQACVEHSMTDVPLEDIIKEVDQDNDGRIDYGEFVAMMTKGNAGIGRRTMRNSLNISMRDAPGAF
- the LOC105169867 gene encoding calcium-dependent protein kinase 5 isoform X2, which gives rise to MGNTCRGSFGGKTFQGYNEPEDPSNSKHKPSSAYPNSSDHTYSSTSFTSQHPVAQESSKQNHKRDPNSPPLISPKKDSIMNRSATNQAYFVLGHRTPNIQDLYKLGRKLGQGQFGTTYLCTELSTGVEYACKSISKRKLISKEDVEDVRREIQIMHHLAGHKNIVTIKGAYEDPLYVHIVMELCGGGELFDRIIQRGHYSERKAAQLTKIIVGVVEACHSLGVMHRDLKPENFLLVNKDDDFSLKAIDFGLSVFFKPGQIFTDVVGSPYYVAPEVLLKHYGPEADVWTAGVILYILLSGVPPFWAETQQGIFDAVLKGHIDFDSDPWPLISESAKDLIRKMLCMRPSDRLTAHEVLCHPWICENGVAPDRALDPAVLSRLKQFSAMNKLKKMALRVIAESLSEEEIAGLREMFKAMDTDNSGAITFDELKAGLRKYGSTLKDTEIRDLMDAADVDNSGTIDYGEFIAATIHLNKLEREEHLLAAFQYFDKDGSGYITVDELQQACVEHSMTDVPLEDIIKEVDQDNDGRIDYGEFVAMMTKGNAGIGRRTMRNSLNISMRDAPGAF